The following are encoded together in the Populus trichocarpa isolate Nisqually-1 chromosome 5, P.trichocarpa_v4.1, whole genome shotgun sequence genome:
- the LOC18099319 gene encoding UPF0496 protein At2g18630 isoform X2, with product MTGGDQSCKTRGGNIPPPPVESSTHSQFAEDFSSYEDACKLDPCLQSFDATLMEKTNHVINSLSTGDIATGSSGSFKAVTNCLLEMNQDVVKFILESKEDIWNNPELFALVDEYFGSSIKTMDFCTELESCVTSARTSQLNIMAAIAHFEKEVELQDGVIEKKYVKTLEELQKFMVAGDPFTPKFFMLFQSVYEQQVSMLKKLQSHKRKLDKKLKSVKIWRRVSNVLFVSVFVTVMIFAVAAAAIAAPPVVTALASALADPMRSVGTWCNLLWHRYENALKEQKVLVNAIQVGTFITIKDMESIRVLVNKLEMEIKSLLHHADFAIREVDVVKLVIDEIKKKMAVFTETFEDLAAQAHRCNHDIILGRTMISKRIIEFAGK from the coding sequence ATGACGGGAGGTGATCAATCTTGCAAGACTAGAGGTGGTAATATCCCACCACCACCTGTTGAAAGCAGCACTCATTCCCAATTCGCGGAAGATTTTAGCTCCTACGAGGATGCTTGTAAGCTAGATCCATGCTTGCAATCCTTTGATGCCACCCTCATGGAGAAGACTAACCATGTCATAAACTCACTTAGCACTGGTGATATTGCCACGGGATCCTCAGGCTCATTCAAAGCGGTCACTAATTGCCTTCTTGAAATGAACCAAGATGTGGTTAAATTCATACTAGAAAGCAAAGAAGATATCTGGAATAATCCAGAATTGTTTGCTTTGGTTGATGAATACTTCGGGAGTAGCATCAAAACTATGGATTTCTGCACTGAACTAGAAAGTTGTGTCACAAGTGCTCGAACTAGCCAGTTGAATATAATGGCTGCCATTGCGCATTTTGAGAAGGAAGTGGAATTGCAAGATGGGGTGATTGAGAAGAAGTACGTCAAGACATTAGAAGAATTACAGAAATTTATGGTTGCAGGGGATCCATTTACCCCCAAATTCTTTATGCTGTTTCAATCGGTTTATGAACAGCAGGTCTCCATGTTGAAGAAATTGCAATCTCATAAGAGGAAGCTTGATAAGAAATTGAAATCGGTGAAGATCTGGAGGAGAGTGTCGAATGTTTTATTTGTGTCCGTTTTTGTCACCGTGATGATTTTTGCGGTTGCAGCAGCTGCCATTGCTGCACCACCTGTTGTAACTGCTTTGGCCAGTGCTCTGGCTGACCCAATGCGCTCGGTGGGAACGTGGTGTAACTTGCTTTGGCATCGGTATGAGAACGCGTTGAAGGAGCAGAAGGTGTTGGTGAACGCAATTCAGGTTGGAACTTTCATTACAATCAAGGACATGGAGAGTATACGGGTTCTTGTCAACAAATTGGAAATGGAAATCAAGTCCCTCTTGCACCATGCTGACTTTGCTATCAGAGAAGTAGATGTTGTGAAACTTGTGATAGATGAGATCAAGAAGAAGATGGCAGTGTTCACGGAAACTTTTGAGGATTTAGCTGCCCAAGCTCATAGGTGTAACCATGACATAATCCTAGGAAGGACTATGATTTCAAAGAGGATAATCGAATTTGCAGGCAAGTGA
- the LOC18099319 gene encoding UPF0496 protein At2g18630 isoform X1, with the protein MTRGDQSCKTRGGNIPPPPVESSTHSQFAEDFSSYEDACKLDPCLQSFDATLMEKTNHVINSLSTGDIATGSSGSFKAVTNCLLEMNQDVVKFILESKEDIWNNPELFALVDEYFGSSIKTMDFCTELESCVTSARTSQLNIMAAIAHFEKEVELQDGVIEKKYVKTLEELQKFMVAGDPFTPKFFMLFQSVYEQQVSMLKKLQSHKRKLDKKLKSVKIWRRVSNVLFVSVFVTVMIFAVAAAAIAAPPVVTALASALADPMRSVGTWCNLLWHRYENALKEQKVLVNAIQVGTFITIKDMESIRVLVNKLEMEIKSLLHHADFAIREVDVVKLVIDEIKKKMAVFTETFEDLAAQAHRCNHDIILGRTMISKRIIEFAGK; encoded by the coding sequence GTGATCAATCTTGCAAGACTAGAGGTGGTAATATCCCACCACCACCTGTTGAAAGCAGCACTCATTCCCAATTCGCGGAAGATTTTAGCTCCTACGAGGATGCTTGTAAGCTAGATCCATGCTTGCAATCCTTTGATGCCACCCTCATGGAGAAGACTAACCATGTCATAAACTCACTTAGCACTGGTGATATTGCCACGGGATCCTCAGGCTCATTCAAAGCGGTCACTAATTGCCTTCTTGAAATGAACCAAGATGTGGTTAAATTCATACTAGAAAGCAAAGAAGATATCTGGAATAATCCAGAATTGTTTGCTTTGGTTGATGAATACTTCGGGAGTAGCATCAAAACTATGGATTTCTGCACTGAACTAGAAAGTTGTGTCACAAGTGCTCGAACTAGCCAGTTGAATATAATGGCTGCCATTGCGCATTTTGAGAAGGAAGTGGAATTGCAAGATGGGGTGATTGAGAAGAAGTACGTCAAGACATTAGAAGAATTACAGAAATTTATGGTTGCAGGGGATCCATTTACCCCCAAATTCTTTATGCTGTTTCAATCGGTTTATGAACAGCAGGTCTCCATGTTGAAGAAATTGCAATCTCATAAGAGGAAGCTTGATAAGAAATTGAAATCGGTGAAGATCTGGAGGAGAGTGTCGAATGTTTTATTTGTGTCCGTTTTTGTCACCGTGATGATTTTTGCGGTTGCAGCAGCTGCCATTGCTGCACCACCTGTTGTAACTGCTTTGGCCAGTGCTCTGGCTGACCCAATGCGCTCGGTGGGAACGTGGTGTAACTTGCTTTGGCATCGGTATGAGAACGCGTTGAAGGAGCAGAAGGTGTTGGTGAACGCAATTCAGGTTGGAACTTTCATTACAATCAAGGACATGGAGAGTATACGGGTTCTTGTCAACAAATTGGAAATGGAAATCAAGTCCCTCTTGCACCATGCTGACTTTGCTATCAGAGAAGTAGATGTTGTGAAACTTGTGATAGATGAGATCAAGAAGAAGATGGCAGTGTTCACGGAAACTTTTGAGGATTTAGCTGCCCAAGCTCATAGGTGTAACCATGACATAATCCTAGGAAGGACTATGATTTCAAAGAGGATAATCGAATTTGCAGGCAAGTGA
- the LOC127905333 gene encoding UPF0496 protein At2g18630-like, translating to MTGGDQSCKTRGGNIPPPPVESSTHSQFAEDFSSYEDACKLDPCLQSFDATLMEKTNHVINSLSTGDIATGSSGSFKAVTNCLLEMNQDVVKFILESKEDIWNNPELVALVDEYFKSSIKTMDFCTELESCVTSARTSQLNIMAAIAHFEKEVELQDGVIEKKYVKTLEELQNFMVAGDPFTPKFFMLFQSVYEQQVSMLKKLQSHKRKLDKKLKSVKIWRRVSNALFVSVFVTVMIFAVAAAAIAAPPVVTALASALADPMRSVGTWCNLLWHRYENALKEQKVLVNAIQVGTFITIKDMESIRVLVNKLEIEIKSLLHHADFAIREEDVVKLVIDELKKKMAVFMETFEDLAAQAHRCNRDIIRGRTMISQRIIELAGK from the coding sequence ATGACGGGAGGTGATCAATCTTGCAAGACTAGAGGTGGTAATATCCCACCACCACCTGTTGAAAGCAGCACTCATTCCCAATTCGCGGAAGATTTTAGCTCCTACGAGGATGCTTGTAAGCTAGATCCATGCTTGCAATCCTTTGATGCCACCCTCATGGAGAAGACTAACCATGTCATAAACTCACTTAGCACTGGTGATATTGCCACGGGATCCTCAGGCTCATTCAAAGCGGTCACTAATTGCCTTCTTGAAATGAACCAAGATGTGGTTAAATTCATACTAGAAAGCAAAGAAGATATCTGGAATAATCCAGAATTGGTTGCTTTGGTTGATGAATACTTCAAGAGTAGCATCAAAACAATGGATTTCTGCACTGAACTAGAAAGTTGTGTTACAAGTGCTCGAACTAGCCAGTTGAATATAATGGCTGCCATTGCGCATTTTGAGAAGGAAGTGGAATTGCAAGATGGGGTGATTGAGAAGAAGTACGTCAAGACATTAGAAGAATTACAGAATTTTATGGTTGCAGGGGATCCATTTACCCCCAAATTCTTTATGCTGTTTCAATCGGTTTATGAACAGCAGGTCTCCATGTTGAAGAAATTGCAATCTCATAAGAGGAAGCTTGATAAGAAACTGAAATCCGTGAAGATCTGGAGGAGAGTGTCGAATGCTTTATTTGTGTCCGTTTTCGTCACCGTGATGATTTTTGCAGTTGCAGCAGCTGCCATTGCTGCACCACCTGTTGTAACTGCTTTGGCCAGTGCTCTGGCTGACCCAATGCGCTCGGTGGGAACGTGGTGTAACTTGCTTTGGCATCGGTATGAGAACGCGTTGAAGGAGCAGAAGGTGTTGGTGAACGCAATTCAGGTTGGAACTTTCATTACAATCAAGGACATGGAGAGTATTCGGGTGCTTGTCAACAAATTGGAAATTGAAATCAAGTCCCTCTTGCACCATGCTGACTTTGCTATCAGAGAAGAAGATGTTGTGAAACTTGTGATAGATGAGCTCAAGAAGAAGATGGCAGTGTTCATGGAAACTTTTGAGGATTTAGCTGCCCAAGCTCATAGGTGTAACCGTGACATAATCCGAGGAAGGACTATGATTTCACAGAGGATAATCGAACTTGCTGGCAAGTGA
- the LOC18099320 gene encoding pentatricopeptide repeat-containing protein At2g01390 has protein sequence MLPFKTLRTFLTKHLLSQSYIIFPSHYFNIPIKCLHQSKPQNLTRFFTRKPRNPKPKSPSSNVIEPQKIYMRDIISNIYKILKYSTWDSAQEELTKLNIKWDSFTVNQILKTHPPMEKAWLFFNWASKLKRFKHDQFTYTTMLDIFGEAGRIESMKYVFKKMQEMGLKIDVVTYTSILNWVSKSGDVDGAVKIWKEMRENMCFPTVVSYTAYLKVLFDNKRVKEGIDVYKEMLESGISPNCHTYTVLMEHLVVTGKYQETLEIFSKMQEAGVQPDKAACNILVERCCKAGETTTMTHILQYMKQNHLVLRYPVFMEALETLKDAGESDALLRKVNPHIDTESIGDVDAFETMTTVGDDALDGGLVLILLRKQNLVAVDHLLAGIMDKNILLDSRIVATIIERNIDHQRPDGALLAFEYSMKMGIQLERTSYLALIGMSIRSDTFLKVVDIAEKMTVAGHSLGVYQAALLIYRLGCAKRPTCAVKIFDLLPEGQKCTATYTALVSVFFSAGSPQKALQIYENMKREGIHPSLGTYNVLLAGLESSGRISEAKTYRKEKKGLLINNHHQNSVPMGQKICNLLFASHLVS, from the exons atgttgcCTTTCAAAACTCTCAGGAcatttctcacaaaacatttgTTGTCTCAATCTTACATAATTTTTCCTTCTCACTATTTCAATATTCCCATAAAATGCCTTCACCAATCCAAACCCCAAAACCTCACCAGATTTTTCACCAGAAAACCaagaaacccaaaacccaaatcaCCATCGTCAAATGTAATAGAACCCCAAAAAATTTACATGAGGGACATTATCTCAAACATATACAAAATCTTGAAATACTCAACGTGGGACTCGGCACAAGAAGAGCTAACAAAACTAAATATCAAATGGGATTCTTTTACAGTCAATCAAATACTTAAAACCCATCCACCGATGGAAAAGGCTTGgcttttttttaactgggcTTCAAAGTTGAAACGGTTTAAGCATGACCAGTTTACTTACACAACCATGCTTGATATTTTTGGAGAAGCTGGAAGGATTGAGTCGATGAAGTATGTATTCAAGAAAATGCAAGAAATGGGGTTAAAAATTGATGTTGTTACCTATACTTCAATCTTGAATTGGGTCTCAAAGTCTGGTGATGTTGACGGAGCAGTGAAAATTTGgaaagaaatgagagaaaatatGTGTTTTCCTACTGTTGTTTCGTATACGGCTTATCTAAAGGTTTTGTTCGATAATAAGAGAGTGAAAGAGGGTATTGATGTTTATAAGGAGATGCTTGAATCTGGGATTTCTCCAAATTGTCATACATATACTGTTCTAATGGAGCATCTTGTTGTTACTG GCAAATACCAAGAAACCCTTGAGATTTTTAGCAAAATGCAAGAAGCAGGGGTACAACCTGATAAAGCTGCATGCAATATTTTGGTTGAGAGATGTTGCAAAGCAGGGGAGACAACGACAATGACCCACATTCTTCAATATATGAAACAAAATCATCTCGTTCTTCGTTACCCTGTATTTATGGAAGCACTCGAAACTCTAAAAGATGCTGGTGAGAGTGATGCTCTCCTCAGGAAAGTTAATCCTCATATTGATACTGAATCAATTGGTGATGTGGATGCCTTTGAGACTATGACAACTGTTGGTGATGATGCTTTAGATGGAGGTCTTGTACTGATACTCTTGAGAAAGCAGAATCTCGTAGCAGTTGACCATTTGCTTGCTGGTATAATGGATAAGAATATACTACTGGATTCTCGGATTGTTGCAACCATCATTGAAAGAAACATTGATCACCAAAGACCTGATGGTGCTTTGTTGGCCTTTGAATACAGCATGAAAATGGGTATACAACTTGAAAGAACATCATATCTTGCTTTGATAGGCATGTCGATAAGATCAGACACATTTCTGAAGGTGGTGGACATTGCTGAAAAAATGACCGTGGCTGGGCATTCTCTTGGAGTGTATCAAGCTGCACTCTTAATTTATAGGCTTGGGTGCGCTAAAAGGCCTACTTGTGCTGTAAAGATTTTTGATTTATTGCCTGAAGGCCAGAAGTGCACTGCCACTTATACTGCTCTAGTTAGCGTATTTTTCTCTGCTGGTAGTCCACAAAAAGCACTTCAGATTTACGAAAACATGAAAAGGGAAGGGATACATCCTTCTTTAGGTACTTACAATGTTCTATTAGCTGGTCTAGAAAGTAGCGGCAGAATCAGTGAAGCAAAAACATataggaaggaaaaaaagggaCTGCTGATTAATAATCATCATCAGAATAGTGTCCCCATGGGGCAAAAGATTTGTAACCTTCTGTTTGCCAGCCATTTGGTATCTTGA